The sequence GCTCCGCGACCGCGGGCTGCGCGTGCGCCGTCCCGGCCAGACCGTGGCGACTGTCGACCATTCGATCCCGACCACCGACCGCAGCCTGCCGATCGTCGACGAGATCGCGGCGCGGCAGGTCAGCCGGCTGGAGGAGAACTGCCGCGAGTTCGGCATCCCGCTCCACGGCATCGGGTCGCCCCACCAGGGGATCGTCCACGTCATCGGTCCCGAGCTGGGCCTGACCCAGCCGGGCATGACCATCGTGTGCGGCGACTCGCACACCGCCACGCACGGAGCGTTCGGCGCCCTGGCATTCGGCATCGGCACGACCGAGGTCGAGCACGTCCTGGCGACCCAGACCCTGCTCCAGCGACGGCCGAAGTCGTTCGAGGTGCGGGTCGACGGCTCGCTGCACTCCGGCGTGTCGGCGAAGGACATCATCCTGTCGCTGTTGTCGCGGATCGGCATCGGCGGCGGAACGGGCCACGTGTTCGAGTACGCCGGATCGGCCATCCGCGCGCTGGGCATGGAGGGCCGGATGACGATCTGCAACATGAGCATCGAGGGTGGCGCGCGCGCCGGGCTGGTCGCGCCCGACGAGACGACCTTCGAGTACGTCGCCGGCCGCCCGCATGCTCCTTCGGGGGCCGACTGGGATGCCGCCCTTGACCGATGGCGCCACCTGCCCTCCGACGAGGGCGCCACGCATGACCGAAGCATCAGCTTCGACGCCTCCGAGCTCACGCCGATGGTGACCTACGGCACCAACCCCGGCATGGGCTTCCCGATCACGTCGCGCATACCGGATCCCGACGGACTGGCCGATGCGACCCAGCGAGACTCGCTGCGCGCCGCGCTTGCCTACATGGCCCTCAATCCAGGCGAGCCGATCCTGGGCCGGCCGATCGACGTCGTCTTCGTGGGAAGCTGCACGAACTCGCGCATCAGCGACCTGCGTGAGGCCGCGAGAATGCTCCGCGGGCGACACGTGGCCGACGGCGTGCGGATGATGGTCGTCCCGGGCTCGACCGAGGTGAAGCGCCAGGCGGAGGCGGAGGGGTTGGCGTCGGTCTTCCGCGAGGCCGGAGCCGATTGGCGCGAGGCAGGCTGCTCGATGTGCATCGCCATGAACGGCGACCAGCTCGCGCCCGGCCAGTACGCGGTCTCCACCAGTAACCGGAACTTCGAGGGCCGGCAGGGCAAGGGAGGGCGCACCTTCCTGGCCAGCCCCCTCACCGCCGTCGCCTGCGCCATCAATGGCCGCGTGAGCGATGCGCGGGATCTGGTGGGAGCGCTGGTGTGAGGCGCCCTGCGGGGCGCGGTTATCGGTTATCCGATATCCGCTATCGGTTGGCGGTTATTGGTCGGGACTGGGGGCCAGTTTCTAGCGTAGCTTCGCCGTTCCGAGCCCACCGAGTAGGCAACCAGCAGTCGATATCGGATAACGGATTTCGGATAACGGATAACGGATAACGGACAACCAGATCATGGACCCATTCCAACGCATCACCTCCCGTGTCGTGCTTCTCCCGATCGAGAACATCGATACGGATCAGATCATCCCCGCCCGCTTTCTGAAGGTCACGGACAAGGCGGGGTTGGGCGACGCGCTTTTCGCGGACTGGCGCTACGACGTCGACGGGAATCCGAAGCCTGACTTCGTTCTCAACCAGCCGGAGTCGGCGGGAGCGCAGGTGCTCTTCGCAGGGGACAACTTCGGCTGTGGGTCCTCCCGCGAGCACGCCCCCTGGGCGCTCGTCGGGTTCGGGTTCAGGGCGGTGATCAGCACCTTCTTCGCCGACATCTTCAGGAGCAACGCGCTCAAGAACGGGTTGCTCCCCATCGTCGTCGACCCGGAGGTGCATCGCAGGCTGCAGGCGCAGCTGGAGGCCGATCCCGCCGCTCAGGTGGACGTCGACCTGGAGAGCCAGACGCTGACGCTCCCCGACGGCGAGAAGGTGAGCTTCCCGGTCGACCCGTTCGCCAAGCACTGCCTGCTGAACGGGGTCGATCAGCTCGGCTTCCTCCTCGGCGAGGAGGAGGCGATCCGCGCGTACGAGGCGTCGCATCCGGCGCGCGTCCACACCACCGCGGCCTGAACCGGAGCGAGCGCGTGCAAGCGACGATTACGGTTCTGCCCGGCGACGGCATCGGTCCCGAGGTAGCGTCGGAGGCAGTCCGGGTACTCCGGACCGTCGCCGAGCTGCGCGGTCATCAGTTCGAATTCCGTGAGGCGCTGCTGGGCGGGTGTGCCATCGACACCACCGGCACCGCCCTACCGGAAGAGACCACGCGCCTGTGCCAGGAATCGGACGCGGTTCTGCTGGGGGCGGTCGGTGGACCGAAGTGGGACGACCCGAACGCGCCGGTGCGGCCTGAGCAGGGACTCCTGGGGATTCGTAAGGCGCTTGGCCTTTTCGCCAATCTGCGCCCGGTGACCGTCTACCCCGAGCTGGTAGGCGCGTCGCCGCTCCGGCCCGAACTGTTGCAGGGGGTGGACCTCCTGGTGGTTCGGGAACTGACCGGGGGGATCTACTTCGGCGAGAAGAAGCGGGAGAAGCTGGAGAACGGCGAGGAACGCGCCTTCGACGGCTGCGTCTACACCACCAGCGAGATCGAGCGGGTGGTCCGAGCGGCTGCGAACTTCGCCCGCGCGCGTCGGGGGAAGCTCACCGCGGTCGACAAGGCGAACGTGCTCGAGACTTCGCGCCTCTGGCGCGCGGTCACCGGCCGGATCATGCGCGAGGAGTTCCCGGATGTCCGCTTCGAGACGATCCTCGTGGACGCCTGCGCGATGCACCTGATTCGTCGACCGGCAGACTTCGACGTCATCGTGACGGAGAACATGTTCGGCGACATCCTCACCGACGAGGCGTCGATGCTGGCCGGCTCGATGGGGCTGCTCCCCTCGGCCTCGCTCGGCGAGAAGGGCGAGGGAAGCCGGTCCCGGATGGGCCTTTACGAGCCGATTCACGGCTCCGCGCCTGACATTGCGGGCCAGGGGATCGCCAACCCGCTGGGTACGATTCTCAGCGCGGCGCTGCTTCTCCGCTACTCGCTCGGACTCGAGGAGGATGCAGCGATGGTGGAAAAAGCCGTGGCCGACGTGATCGCCTCCGGCCTGCGCACGAAGGACCTCGCGGCTGCGGGCGAGAAGTCGGTGAGCACGACCGAGATGGGAGACGCGGTGGTGGAGCGGGTCCGCGCCGCCGCGTAAGACGAGAACGGTTCCGATGATGCGGGGAGTTGGATCCTCGCGGCATTACAGGGGAACCGTGCCGGTGCATCGCTCCACTCGGGGCGACCGCATCACGATTGCCATATCGCACGAACCCAGGATGGATCATGTCTGACGAACGGACCGGAGCCCAGATCATCTGCGAAGCACTCGTGCGAGAGGGCGTCGAGGTCATCTTCGGCATTCCCGGTGGGGCGATCATGCCGTTCTACCATGCCCTGCCGGAGTACGCCGATCGGCTTCGCCACGTCCTCTGCCGCCACGAGCAGGGGGCCGGCCATGCGGCCGAGGGATATGCACGCGCCTCCGGTAAGGTCGGCGTATGCGTTGCCACCAGCGGTCCCGGCGCGACCAACCTTGTCACGCCCATCGCGGACGCGTGGATGGACAGCACTCCCCTGGTCGCGATCACCGGACAGGTGCCGTCCACCGTGCTCGGCAAGGACGCCTTTCAAGAGACCGACATCGTCGGGATTACGGTGCCGATCACCAAGCACAGCTACCTGGTGAGCGACATCAACGATCTGCCGCGCGTCTTCCAGGAGGCATTCCACATCGCCCGGACCGGTCGTCCCGGGCCGGTGCTGATCGACATCACCAAGGATGCGCAGCAGGCTCGCACCGTCCCGGACTGGAACACCGAGCTGAACCTGCCCGGCTACCGGCCCACCTACCACGGCAACCGGCGGCAGATCAAGGAAGCGGCGCGCCTCCTGACCAGCGCTGAGAAGCCGCTGATCATGGCCGGTAGCGGCGTCATCTGGAGCGGCGCCAGCGAGGAGCTGCTGGCTCTGGCAGAGCGCACAGGCGTGCCGGTGATCACCACCCTGCACGGCAAGGGCGCCTTCCCGGAGGACCACCCCCTCGCGCTGGGCATGCCCGGCATGCACGGCTGGGTGCACGTGAACCGGGCGATCCAGGAGTGCGACGTTCTGCTCAACATCGGCGCGCGCTTCGACGACCGGGTCACCGGCAAGGTGGCCACCTTTGCCCCGCACGCCCAGGTCATCCACGTCGACATCGACCCGGCGGAGATCGGCAAGAACATCCGTACCGCAGTGCCGATCGTGGGCGACGCGAAGAACGTCCTGCAGGCGATCCTCGAGGTGCTCCCGGAGAGAACGCCGCCCGCGGCGTGGCTGGAGCACATCCGGGACATGCAGGAGAAGCATCAGCCGCGGCAGCGTTACCTGAAGCGGCCGGACACCCCCGTGCTCATGCCGCACGACGTCTATGGCTCCCTGAACCGCATCCTCCACGAGCGCGGCAACTTCCGGGTGGTCACCGACGTCGGCCAGCACCAGATGTGGGCGGCGCAGCTCATCGACTGGACGCGCCCCCGCACGCATCTGACCAGCGGCGGATCGGGCACCATGGGCTTCGCCGTGCCGGCCGCGCTCGGAGCGGCGCTGGCCTGCCCCGACGAGACGATCTGGGTGATCTGCGGCGATGGTGGCTTCCAGATGACCAATCAGGAGCTGGCCACCATCCGTCAGGAAGGGATCCGCAACGTCAAGGTGGCCATCATCAACAACGGCTACCTCGGCATGGTGCGCCAGTGGCAGGAGCTGTTCGAGAACAAGCGCTACAGCGGCACCCCGCTCTCCGGCCCCGACTTCGTCAAGCTGGCCGAGGCATACGGCCTGCCCGGCATCAAGGTCGAGGAGGTCGACGCCGTGGACGACGCGATCGAGCGCGCCTGGGACACCGACGACTCGGTGGTCATCGACTTCTGCGTGGAGCGTGAGGTGAACGTCTTCCCCATCGTGCCCCAGGGGAAGGGCATCCACGAGATGCTGACGGAGGTGCCGGAAGAGGCCGGGGTCTGATGAAGCCGGCGGGGGCCCGTGGGGGATATCCGTTATCCGATATCCGTTATCCGTTAACGGATGCCCCGCGCCGGTCCCGACTGACGCCCGAATGACTTGGAGCACCTTGATTCGCTCGATCAGCGATAACGGATAGCGGATAACGGATAACGGACTACCGTCATCCAGTTGCCGCGCCCAGAAACCGAGCTAGAGCCGTGAAACACACCCTCGTCGCTTTGATGCAGGACCACCCCGGCGTGCTGAACCGGGTGGTGAGCCTGGTGCGTCGTCGTAACTTCAATATCGAGAGCCTCACCGTCGGTCATAGCGAGACGCCCGGGATCAGCCGCATGACCCTGGTGGTCGACGCGGCCGACGTGGAGCAGATCATCAAGCAGCTCTACCGGCTGATCGAGGTCCTCAAAGTCAGCGACGTCACACACGACGCGGTGGTGGAGCGCGAGGTCGCGCTCATCAAGCTCCACGTCACCCGTCCCAGCCGGGCCGAGCTGGTGGCACTCGCCAACGTCTTCGACGCGACGATCGTGGACGTCGGGCCCACCAGCATGATCGTGGAGATGACCGGCGCGCCCGACGACGTGGAGCGGTTCATCGAGCTCGTCCGCCCCTTCGGCATCAAGGAGATGATGCGTACGGGACGCATCGCCATGGTGCGCGGTCCGGCCACACACCGTGCGGCGAGCGAGACCGAAGCGCAGGAGAACGGGCGCGCGGCCGAGGCTCCGCTCGCCACCGCCGTCTGAGATCCGGCGGAACTAACCATTCACGATACAGAGGAGATCATGGCCGAACTTTTTTACGACAACGACGCGGACCTGGAGAGGCTGAGGGGGCGGCGCATCGCCATCATCGGCTTCGGGAGCCAGGGTCACGCCCATGCGCTGAACCTGCGGGACAGCGGCATGGATGTCCGCGTCGGCCTGTATCCCGGCTCGCGTAGCCGGCAGAAGGCGGAATCGGCCGGGCTCCAGGTCCTCTCCGTCGCCGACGCGACGCGCGAGGCCGACATTATCATGCTGCTCATCCCCGACACCGGACAGGCGAAGCTCTATCGCGAGGAGATCGCCCCGAACCTGACCCGTGGGAAGACGCTGATGTTCGCGCACGGCTTCAACATTCGGTTCGGGCAGATCGTTCCTCCCGCCGAAGTCGACGTGAGCATGGTGGCACCCAAGTCGCCCGGGCACCGCGTGCGCGAGGTGTTCGAGCAGGGGGGCGGCGTTCCCGGCCTCGTCGCCGTCGAGCAGGACGCTTCCGGCAACGCTCTGGCCGACGCGCTGGCCTACGCCCGCGGCATCGGGTGCACCCGCGCCGGCGTGCTGAAGACCACTTTCGCGGAGGAGACCGAGACTGACCTGTTCGGTGAACAGGCGGTCCTGTGCGGCGGCGCCTCCGAGCTGGTGAAGGCGGGTTTCGAGACGCTGGTGGAGGCGGGCTATCAGCCGGAGATCGCCTACTTCGAGTGCCTGCACGAGCTGAAGCTGATCGTCGACCTGATGTACCAGGGCGGCCTCAACTACATGCGCTATTCAGTTTCGGACACGGCGGAGTACGGCGACTACGTGGCCGGGCCGCGCGTCATTAACGAGCATAGTCGCGCCGCCATGCGGGAGCTGCTCGAAGAGGTCCGCAACGGGAAGTTCGCGCGCGAGTGGATCGAGGAGAACGAAAAGGGCCGCCCGAACTTCGAGCGTAAGCGCGCCGCGGAGGGAGAGCATCCGCTGGAGCAGGTGGGACGCAAGTTGCGGCGGATGATGCCCTTCGTGAATCCCAAGGAAGTCGTGCCCGGCGCCGGCGGCGCCTGATCACTCGGCCCCGGCGGTCATGCCGCCGGGGCGCCCTTGCCCTACCAACCGAGCCGCGAGCGGAGACCATGGCAGCGAAGTTCACCACCACCGAATGGATCTGGCGCAACGGGGAATTCATCCCCTGGGAAGAGGCCACCATCCACGTGATGAGCCATGTTGTCCACTACGGCTCTTCTGTCTTCGAGGGGATTCGCTGCTATAAGACGCCGCAAGGACCGGCGATCTTCCGGCTCCCGGAGCACCTGCGTCGTCTGCGCGACTCGGCGCGGGTGTATCGGATGGAGTACCAGTACTCGGAGGCGGAGCTCACCGCGGCGCTGCAGGAGCTGATCATCAAGAACGGGCTGGAGGAGTGCTACATCCGGCCCGTCGTCTTCCGCGGCTACGGCACGGTCGGCGTGAACCCCGCCGGCAGCCCCGTCGAGACGTACCTGGTCTGCTGGCCATGGGGCACGTACCTCGGCGAGGGCGCACTCGAACGCGGGGTGGACGTGTGCGTCTCCAGCTGGGCGCGCCCCGCGCCGAACACCCTGCCGGCAATGGCCAAGGCGGGCGGCAACTATCTCAGCTCGCAGCTCATCAAGATGGAGGCGATCGCCAACGGTTACGACGAGGGGATCGCGCTCTCTCCGGTCGGCGTCGTGAGCGAAGGCAGCGGCCAGAACCTGTTCCTGGTGCGCGACGGAGTGCTCGTCACGCCCCCGCTCGAGGGTACGCTCCTGCAGGGAATCACCCGTGACTCGGTCATCACCATCGCGCGGGACATGGGAATCGTCGTCCGGGAGCAGGCGATCCCGCGTGAGGCGCTCTACATGGCGGACGAGCTTTTCTTTACCGGGACCGCGGCTGAGGTGACCCCCATCCGTAGCGTCGACCGGATCGTGATCGGCGCGGGCAAGGCCGGCGAGATGACCCTCGCGCTCCAGGCGCGGCTCCTCGACCTCGCACACGGCCGGGTTGAAGACCGTTACGGCTGGCTCACCCCTGT comes from Longimicrobiaceae bacterium and encodes:
- the leuC gene encoding 3-isopropylmalate dehydratase large subunit; its protein translation is MSTPDPERPRPRTIVEKIWDDHVVVRGADGAPDVLGVDLHLVHEVTSPQAFDGLRDRGLRVRRPGQTVATVDHSIPTTDRSLPIVDEIAARQVSRLEENCREFGIPLHGIGSPHQGIVHVIGPELGLTQPGMTIVCGDSHTATHGAFGALAFGIGTTEVEHVLATQTLLQRRPKSFEVRVDGSLHSGVSAKDIILSLLSRIGIGGGTGHVFEYAGSAIRALGMEGRMTICNMSIEGGARAGLVAPDETTFEYVAGRPHAPSGADWDAALDRWRHLPSDEGATHDRSISFDASELTPMVTYGTNPGMGFPITSRIPDPDGLADATQRDSLRAALAYMALNPGEPILGRPIDVVFVGSCTNSRISDLREAARMLRGRHVADGVRMMVVPGSTEVKRQAEAEGLASVFREAGADWREAGCSMCIAMNGDQLAPGQYAVSTSNRNFEGRQGKGGRTFLASPLTAVACAINGRVSDARDLVGALV
- a CDS encoding branched-chain amino acid transaminase; this translates as MAAKFTTTEWIWRNGEFIPWEEATIHVMSHVVHYGSSVFEGIRCYKTPQGPAIFRLPEHLRRLRDSARVYRMEYQYSEAELTAALQELIIKNGLEECYIRPVVFRGYGTVGVNPAGSPVETYLVCWPWGTYLGEGALERGVDVCVSSWARPAPNTLPAMAKAGGNYLSSQLIKMEAIANGYDEGIALSPVGVVSEGSGQNLFLVRDGVLVTPPLEGTLLQGITRDSVITIARDMGIVVREQAIPREALYMADELFFTGTAAEVTPIRSVDRIVIGAGKAGEMTLALQARLLDLAHGRVEDRYGWLTPVQQRKEVSVG
- the ilvB gene encoding biosynthetic-type acetolactate synthase large subunit, whose protein sequence is MSDERTGAQIICEALVREGVEVIFGIPGGAIMPFYHALPEYADRLRHVLCRHEQGAGHAAEGYARASGKVGVCVATSGPGATNLVTPIADAWMDSTPLVAITGQVPSTVLGKDAFQETDIVGITVPITKHSYLVSDINDLPRVFQEAFHIARTGRPGPVLIDITKDAQQARTVPDWNTELNLPGYRPTYHGNRRQIKEAARLLTSAEKPLIMAGSGVIWSGASEELLALAERTGVPVITTLHGKGAFPEDHPLALGMPGMHGWVHVNRAIQECDVLLNIGARFDDRVTGKVATFAPHAQVIHVDIDPAEIGKNIRTAVPIVGDAKNVLQAILEVLPERTPPAAWLEHIRDMQEKHQPRQRYLKRPDTPVLMPHDVYGSLNRILHERGNFRVVTDVGQHQMWAAQLIDWTRPRTHLTSGGSGTMGFAVPAALGAALACPDETIWVICGDGGFQMTNQELATIRQEGIRNVKVAIINNGYLGMVRQWQELFENKRYSGTPLSGPDFVKLAEAYGLPGIKVEEVDAVDDAIERAWDTDDSVVIDFCVEREVNVFPIVPQGKGIHEMLTEVPEEAGV
- the ilvC gene encoding ketol-acid reductoisomerase, with the translated sequence MAELFYDNDADLERLRGRRIAIIGFGSQGHAHALNLRDSGMDVRVGLYPGSRSRQKAESAGLQVLSVADATREADIIMLLIPDTGQAKLYREEIAPNLTRGKTLMFAHGFNIRFGQIVPPAEVDVSMVAPKSPGHRVREVFEQGGGVPGLVAVEQDASGNALADALAYARGIGCTRAGVLKTTFAEETETDLFGEQAVLCGGASELVKAGFETLVEAGYQPEIAYFECLHELKLIVDLMYQGGLNYMRYSVSDTAEYGDYVAGPRVINEHSRAAMRELLEEVRNGKFAREWIEENEKGRPNFERKRAAEGEHPLEQVGRKLRRMMPFVNPKEVVPGAGGA
- the leuB gene encoding 3-isopropylmalate dehydrogenase, whose product is MQATITVLPGDGIGPEVASEAVRVLRTVAELRGHQFEFREALLGGCAIDTTGTALPEETTRLCQESDAVLLGAVGGPKWDDPNAPVRPEQGLLGIRKALGLFANLRPVTVYPELVGASPLRPELLQGVDLLVVRELTGGIYFGEKKREKLENGEERAFDGCVYTTSEIERVVRAAANFARARRGKLTAVDKANVLETSRLWRAVTGRIMREEFPDVRFETILVDACAMHLIRRPADFDVIVTENMFGDILTDEASMLAGSMGLLPSASLGEKGEGSRSRMGLYEPIHGSAPDIAGQGIANPLGTILSAALLLRYSLGLEEDAAMVEKAVADVIASGLRTKDLAAAGEKSVSTTEMGDAVVERVRAAA
- the ilvN gene encoding acetolactate synthase small subunit, with product MKHTLVALMQDHPGVLNRVVSLVRRRNFNIESLTVGHSETPGISRMTLVVDAADVEQIIKQLYRLIEVLKVSDVTHDAVVEREVALIKLHVTRPSRAELVALANVFDATIVDVGPTSMIVEMTGAPDDVERFIELVRPFGIKEMMRTGRIAMVRGPATHRAASETEAQENGRAAEAPLATAV
- the leuD gene encoding 3-isopropylmalate dehydratase small subunit, whose product is MDPFQRITSRVVLLPIENIDTDQIIPARFLKVTDKAGLGDALFADWRYDVDGNPKPDFVLNQPESAGAQVLFAGDNFGCGSSREHAPWALVGFGFRAVISTFFADIFRSNALKNGLLPIVVDPEVHRRLQAQLEADPAAQVDVDLESQTLTLPDGEKVSFPVDPFAKHCLLNGVDQLGFLLGEEEAIRAYEASHPARVHTTAA